From a region of the Procambarus clarkii isolate CNS0578487 chromosome 2, FALCON_Pclarkii_2.0, whole genome shotgun sequence genome:
- the LOC138365698 gene encoding uncharacterized protein: MHKYRHRDLQMPKYRHRDLQMHTYIDIVTYRCTNINSVPYRCTNINTVTYRCTNIDTLTYNCSNIDTVTYRFTNIDTMHKYRHCDLQFHKYRHCDLQMHTYIDIVTYRCTNIDTVTYRCTNIDTITYRCTNIDTVTYRCRNIDNLTYRSTNIDTTHTYIDTVNYRCTNIDTVTYRCTNINTVTYRCTNIDTLTYSCSNIDTVTYRCTNIDTVTYRCTNIDIVTYRCTNTDTVTYRCINIDSITYRCTNIHTMTYRFTNIDTMTYRCANIDIITYRCTNIDTLTYRCTNIDSTHTYIDTVTYRCTNTDTVTYRCKNINTVTYRCTNIDTLTFSCSNIETVTYRCTNIDTVTYRCTNIDIVTYRCKNIDTVTYRCTNIQTVTFRCTNIDTVTYRCTNIDTITYRCTNIDTMTYKCTNIDNLTYRCTNIDTVSFRYTNIDTDLQMHKYRHMPKYRHRDLQMPKYRHRDLQMHTYIDIVTYRCINIDTVTYRCTNIDTMPKYRHRDLQMHTYIDIVTYRCTNINSVPYRCTNINTVTYRCTNIDTLTYNCSNIDTVTYRFTNIDTMPKYRHCDLQMHTYIDFVTNRCTNIDTVTYRCTNIDTVTYSWSNIDTVTYRCRNIDNLTYRCTNIDTTHTYIDTVNYRCTNIDTVTYRCTNINTVTYRCTNIDTLTYSCSNIDTVTYRCTNIDTVTYRCTNIDIVTYRCTNTDTTHTYIDTVTYRCTNTDTVTYRCKNINTVTYRCTNIDTLTFSCSNIETVTYRCTNIDTVTYRCTNIDIVTYRCKNIDTVTYRCTNIQTVTFRCTNIDTVTYRCTNIDTITYRCTNIDTMTYKCTNIDNLTYRCTNIDTVSFRYTNIDTDLQMHKYRHMPKYRHRDLQMPKYRHRDLQMHTYIDIVTYRCINIDTVTYRCTNIDTMPKYRHRDLQMHTYIDIVTYRCTNINSVPYRCTNINTVTYRCTNIDTLTYNCSNIDTVTYRFTNIDTVTYRCTNIYIVTYRCKNIDTLTY, encoded by the exons atgcacaaatatagacaccgtgacctacagatgcctaaatatagacaccgtgacctacagatgcacacatATATTGacattgtgacctacagatgcacaaatataaacAGTGtaccctacagatgcacaaatataaacaccgtgacctacagatgcacaaatatagacactttgACCTACAACTGTTCAAATattgacactgtgacctacagattcacaaatatagatact atgcacaaatatagacactgtgacctacagttccacaaatatagacactgtgacctacagatgcacacatATATCGacattgtgacctacagatgcacaaatatagataccgtgacctacagatgcacaaatatagacactataacctacagatgcacaaatatagacactgtgacttACAGATGCAGAAATATAGATAATTTGACCTACAgaagcacaaatatagatact acgcACACATATATAGACACTGTgaactacagatgcacaaatatagacactgtaacctacagatgcacaaatataaacaccgtgacctacagatgcacaaatatagacacactGACCTACAGCTGTTCAAATattgacactgtgacctacagatgcacaaatatagatactgtgacctacagatgcacaaatatagatattgtgacctacagatgcacaaatacagACACTGTAACCTACAGATGCATAAATATAGACTCaataacctacagatgcacaaatatacacACCATGACCTACAGATTCACAAATATAGATACCATGACCTACAGATGCGCAAATATAGACATTATAACCTaccgatgcacaaatatagacactctaacctacagatgcacaaatatagactcc acgcACAcatatatagacactgtgacctacagatgcacaaatacagACACTGTAACCTACAGATGCAAAAATAtaaacaccgtgacctacagatgcacaaatatagacacattGACCTTCAGCTGTTCAAATATTGaaactgtgacctacagatgcacaaatatagatactgtgacctacagatgcacaaatatagatattgtgacctacagatgcaaaaatatagacactgtaacctacagatgcacaaatatacaaACCGTGACtttcagatgcacaaatatagatactgtgacctacagatgcacaaatatagacactataacctacagatgcacaaatatagacaccatgACTTAcaaatgcacaaatatagataatttgacctacagatgcacaaatatagatactgtgagcTTCAGatacacaaatatagacactgacctacagatgcacaaatatagacac atgcctaaatatagacaccgtgacctacagatgcctaAATATAGAcatcgtgacctacagatgcacacatATATCGacattgtgacctacagatgcataaatatagacactgttacctacagatgcacaaatatagacact atgcctaaatatagacaccgtgacctacagatgcacacatATATTGacattgtgacctacagatgcacaaatataaacAGTGtaccctacagatgcacaaatataaacaccgtgacctacagatgcacaaatatagacactttgACCTACAACTGTTCAAATattgacactgtgacctacagattcacaaatatagatact ATGcctaaatatagacactgtgacctacagatgcacacatATATCGACTTTGTGaccaacagatgcacaaatatagacactgttacatacagatgcacaaatatagacactgtgacctacagctggtcaaatatagacactgtgacttACAGATGCAGAAATATAGATAatttgacctacagatgcacaaatatagatact acgcACACATATATAGACACTGTgaactacagatgcacaaatatagacactgtaacctacagatgcacaaatataaacaccgtgacctacagatgcacaaatatagacacactGACCTACAGCTGTTCAAATattgacactgtgacctacagatgcacaaatatagatactgtgacctacagatgcacaaatatagatattgtgacctacagatgcacaaatacagACACT acgcACAcatatatagacactgtgacctacagatgcacaaatacagACACTGTAACCTACAGATGCAAAAATAtaaacaccgtgacctacagatgcacaaatatagacacattGACCTTCAGCTGTTCAAATATTGaaactgtgacctacagatgcacaaatatagatactgtgacctacagatgcacaaatatagatattgtgacctacagatgcaaaaatatagacactgtaacctacagatgcacaaatatacaaACCGTGACtttcagatgcacaaatatagatactgtgacctacagatgcacaaatatagacactataacctacagatgcacaaatatagacaccatgACTTAcaaatgcacaaatatagataatttgacctacagatgcacaaatatagatactgtgagcTTCAGatacacaaatatagacactgacctacagatgcacaaatatagacac atgcctaaatatagacaccgtgacctacagatgcctaAATATAGAcatcgtgacctacagatgcacacatATATCGacattgtgacctacagatgcataaatatagacactgttacctacagatgcacaaatatagacact atgcctaaatatagacaccgtgacctacagatgcacacatATATTGacattgtgacctacagatgcacaaatataaacAGTGtaccctacagatgcacaaatataaacaccgtgacctacagatgcacaaatatagacactttgACCTACAACTGTTCAAATattgacactgtgacctacagattcacaaatatagatactgtgacctacagatgcacaaacatatatattgtgacctacagatgcaaaaATATAGACACTCTAACCTactga
- the LOC138365691 gene encoding uncharacterized protein, which translates to MHKYRHRDLQIPKYRHRDLQMHTYIDIVTYRCTNINSVTYRCTNINTVTYRCTNIDTLTYNCSNIDTVTYRCTNIDTVTYRCTNIDIVTYRCTNIDSVTYRCTNIDTVTYRCRNINTS; encoded by the coding sequence atgcacaaatatagacaccgtgacctacagatacctaaatatagacaccgtgacctacagatgcacacatATATCGacattgtgacctacagatgcacaaatataaacagtgtaacctacagatgcacaaatataaacaccgtgacctacagatgcacaaatatagacactttgACCTACAACTGTTCAAATattgacactgtgacctacagatgcacaaatatagatactgtgacctacagatgcacaaacatagatattgtgacctacagatgcacaaatatagactccgtgacatacagatgcacaaatatagacaccgtgacctacagatgcagaaATATAAATACATCGTGA
- the LOC138365683 gene encoding uncharacterized protein — protein MTYKCTNIDNLTFRCTNIDNVTYRCTNIDTMHKYRHCDLQMHKYRHHDTQMHKNRHRDIQMHKYRHRYLQMHIYRHRDLQMPKYRHCDLQMHTYIDIVTYRCTNINSVPYRCTNINTVTYRCTNIDTLTYNCSNIDTVTYRCTNIDTVTYRCTNIDIVTYRCTNIDTLTYRCSNIDTITYRCTNIDTVTYKCSNIDNFTYRCTNIDTTHTYKDTVTYRCTNIDTLTYSSSNIDTVTYRCTNIDTLNYNCSNIDTVNYRCTNIGTVTYRCTNIDIVTFRCTNIDTLTYRCKSIDSVTYRCTSIHTVTYRCTNIDTVTYRCTNIDTITYRCTNIDTVTYKCRNIDNLTYRCTNIDTMHKYRHHDTQMHKNRHRDIQMHKYRHRHLQMHKYRHRDLQMPKYRHCDLQMHTYIDIVTYRCTNINSVPYRCTNINTVTYRCTNIDTLTYNCSNIDTVTYRCTNIDTVTYRCTNIDIVTYRCTNIDTLTYRCSNIDTITYRCTNIDTVTYKCSNIDNFTYRCTNIDTTHTYKDTVTYRCTNIDTLTYSSSNIDTVTYRCTNIDTLNYNCSNIDTVNYRCTNIDTVTYRCTNIDIVTYRCTNIDTLTYRCKSIDSVTYRCTSIHTVTYRCTNIDTVTYRYTNIDTITYRCTNIDTVTYKCRNIDNLTYRCTNIDTMHKYRHCDQQMNKYRHCDLQMLKYRHRDLQMQKYRYCDLQMHKFSYRDLQMHKYKHCDQQMHKYRHCDLQMHKYKHRDLQMHKHRHCDLKMHKYRLHTVTYRCTNIDTVTYRCTNINTVTYRCTNIDTLTYSCSNIDTVTYRCTNIDTVTYRCTNIDIVTYRCTNTDTVTYRCINIDSMHKYIHCDLQMHKYRHCDLKMQKYRHRDLQMHKYRHRDLQMPKYRHRDLQMPKYRHRDLQMHTYIDIVTYRCTNINSVTYRCTNINTVTYRCTNIDTLTYNCSNIDTVTYRCTNIDTVTYRCTNIDIMPKYRHCDLQMHTYIDFVTYRCTNIDTVTYRCTNIDTMHKYRHRDLQMPKYRHRDLQMHTYIDIVTYRCTNLNSVTYRCTNIDTVTYRCTNIDTTHTYINTVTYRCTNIDTVTYRCTNINTVTYRCTNIDTRTYSCSNIDTVTYRCTNIDTVTYRCTNIDIVTYRCTNTDTMPKYRHCDLQMHTYIDFVTYRCTNIDTVTYRCTNIDTVTYSCSNIDTVTNRCINIDTVAYRCSNIYIVTYRCTNIDTVTYRCTNIDNVTYRCSYRDTATYRCTNIDTLTYRCTNIDTVTCRCTNIDIVTCRCTNIDTVTYRCSNVDTVTYRCTNIDTMHKYRHRDLQMPKYRHRDLQMHTYIDIVTYRCTNINSVTYRCTNINTVTYRCTNIDTLTYNCSNIDTVTYRCTNIDTVTYRCTNIDIMPKYRHCDLQMHTYIDFVTYRCTNIDTVTYRCTNIDTTHTYIDTVTYRCINIDTVTYRCTNINTVTYRCTNIDTLTYSCSNIDTVTYRCTNIDTVTYRCTNIDIVTYRCTNTDTVTYRCINIDSVTYRCTNVHTMTYRCTNIDTVTYRCTNIDTITCRCTNIDTLTYRCTNIDSMHKYRYCELQMHKYRHCDLKMHKYRHRDIQMHKNRHRDLQMHKYRYSVTYRFLNIDTVTYRRNTYIDTVTYRCTNIDTMHKYRYCELQIHKYRHCDLQMHKCTNIDTVTYRCSNRDTATYRCTNIDNLTYRCTNIDTVTCRCTNIDIVTYRCTNIDTVTYRCTNVDTMHKYRHRDLQMPKYRHRDLKMHTYIDIVTYRCTNINSVTYRCTNINTVTYRCTNIDTLTYNCSNIDTVTYRCTNIDTVTYRCTNIDIMPKYRHCDLQMHTYIDFVTYRCTNIETVTYRCTNIDTVTYSCSNIDTVTYRCINIDTVAYRCTNIYIVTYRRTNIDTVTYRCTNIDTATYRWTNIDTLTYRCTNIDTVTCRCTNIDIVTCRCTNIDTVT, from the exons ATGACTTAcaaatgcacaaatatagataattTGACcttcagatgcacaaatatagacaatgtgacctacagatgcacaaatatagacacc atgcacaaatatagacactgtgacctacagatgcacaaatatagacaccatgACACGCAGATGCACAAAAATAGACaccgtgacatacagatgcacaaatatagacaccgttacctacagatgcacatatatagacaccgtgacctacagatgcctaaatatagacactgtgacctacagatgcacacatATATCGacattgtgacctacagatgcacaaatataaacAGTGtaccctacagatgcacaaatataaacaccgtgacctacagatgcacaaatatagacactttgACCTACAACTGTTCAAATattgacactgtgacctacagatgcacaaatatagatactgtgacctacagatgcacaaatatagatattgtgacctacagatgcacaaacatAGACACTCTAACCTACAGATGCTCAAATATAGACACtataacctacagatgcacaaatatagacaccgtgacttaCAAATGCTCAAATATAGACAATtttacctacagatgcacaaatatagatact ACGCACACATATaaagacactgtgacctacagatgcacaaatatagacacattGACCTACAGCAGTTCAAATattgacactgtgacctacagatgcacaaatatagacactttgAACTACAACTGTTCAAATATTGACACTGTgaactacagatgcacaaatataggtactgtgacctacagatgcacaaatatagatattgtgaccttcagatgcacaaatatagacactctaACCTACAGATGCAAAAGTATAGACTCcgtaacctacagatgcacaagtatacacaccgtgacctacagatgcacaaatatagataccgtgacctacagatgcacaaatatagacactataacttacagatgcacaaatatagacactgtgacttACAAATGCAGAAATATAGATAatttgacctacagatgcacaaatatagatact atgcacaaatatagacaccatgACACGCAGATGCACAAAAATAGACaccgtgacatacagatgcacaaatatagacaccgtcacctacagatgcacaaatatagacaccgtgacctacagatgcctaaatatagacactgtgacctacagatgcacacatATATCGacattgtgacctacagatgcacaaatataaacAGTGtaccctacagatgcacaaatataaacaccgtgacctacagatgcacaaatatagacactttgACCTACAACTGTTCAAATattgacactgtgacctacagatgcacaaatatagatactgtgacctacagatgcacaaatatagatattgtgacctacagatgcacaaacatAGACACTCTAACCTACAGATGCTCAAATATAGACACtataacctacagatgcacaaatatagacaccgtgacttaCAAATGCTCAAATATAGACAATtttacctacagatgcacaaatatagatact ACGCACACATATaaagacactgtgacctacagatgcacaaatatagacacattGACCTACAGCAGTTCAAATattgacactgtgacctacagatgcacaaatatagacactttgAACTACAACTGTTCAAATATTGACACTGTgaactacagatgcacaaatatagatactgtgacctacagatgcacaaatatagatattgtgacctacagatgcacaaatatagacactctaACCTACAGATGCAAAAGTATAGACTCcgtaacctacagatgcacaagtatacacaccgtgacctacagatgcacaaatatagataccgtgacctacagatacacaaatatagacactataacttacagatgcacaaatatagacactgtgacttACAAATGCAGAAATATAGATAatttgacctacagatgcacaaatatagatact atgcacaaatatagacactgtgaccaacagatgaacaaatatagacactgtgacctacagatgctcaaatatagacaccgtgacctacagatgcagaaatatagatactgtgaccTACAAATGCACAAATTTAgttaccgtgacctacagatgcacaaatataaacactgtgaccaacagatgcacaaatatagacactgtgacctacagatgcacaaatataaacACCGTGACCTGCAGATGCACAAacatagacactgtgacctaaagatgcacaaatatagactcc acactgtgacctacagatgcacaaatatagacactgtaacctacagatgcacaaatattaacaccgtgacctacagatgcacaaatatagacacactTACCTACAGCTGTTCAAATattgacactgtgacctacagatgcacaaatatagatactgtgacctacagatgcacaaatatagatattgtgacctacagatgcacaaatacagACACTGTAACCTACAGATGCATAAATATAGACTCc atgcacaaatatatacattgtgacctacagatgcacaaatatagacactgtgacctaaaGATGcagaaatatagacaccgtgacctacagatgcacaaatatagacaccgtgacctacag ATgcccaaatatagacaccgtgacctacagatgcctaaatatagacaccgtgacctacagatgcacacatATATCGacattgtgacctacagatgcacaaatataaacagtgtaacctacagatgcacaaatataaacaccgtgacctacagatgcacaaatatagacactttgACCTACAACTGTTCAAATattgacactgtgacctacagatgcacaaatatagatactgtgacctacagatgcacaaatatagatatt ATGcctaaatatagacactgtgacctacagatgcacacatATATCGActttgtgacctacagatgcacaaatatagacactgttacctacagatgcacaaatatagacact atgcacaaatatagacaccgtgacctacagatgcctaaatatagacaccgtgacctacagatgcacacatATATCGacattgtgacctacagatgcacaaatttaAACAGtgtaacctacagatgcacaaatatagacaccgtgacctacagatgcacaaatatagatact acgcacacatatataaacactgtgacctacagatgcacaaatatagacactgtaacctacagatgcacaaatataaacaccgtgacctacagatgcacaaatatagacacacgGACCTACAGCTGTTCAAATattgacactgtgacctacagatgcacaaatatagatactgtgacctacagatgcacaaatatagatattgtgacctacagatgcacaaatacagACACT ATGcctaaatatagacactgtgacctacagatgcacacatATATCGActttgtgacctacagatgcacaaatatagacactgttacctacagatgcacaaatatagacactgtgacctacagctgctcaaatatagacactgtgaccaaCAGATGCATAAATATAGATACTGTGGCCTACAGAtgctcaaatatatatattgtgacctacagatgcacaaatatagacactgtgacctacagatgcacaaatatagacaacgtgacctacagatgctcaTATAGAGACACcgcgacctacagatgcacaaatatagatactttgacatacagatgcacaaatatagacactgtgacctgcAGATGCACAAACATAGACATTGTGACctgcagatgcacaaatatagacaccgtgacctacagatgctcaaatgtagacaccgtgacctacagatgcacaaatatagacact atgcacaaatatagacaccgtgacctacagatgcctaaatatagacaccgtgacctacagatgcacacatATATCGacattgtgacctacagatgcacaaatataaacagtgtaacctacagatgcacaaatataaacaccgtgacctacagatgcacaaatatagacactttgACCTACAACTGTTCAAATattgacactgtgacctacagatgcacaaatatagatactgtgacctacagatgcacaaatatagatatt ATGcctaaatatagacactgtgacctacagatgcacacatATATCGActttgtgacctacagatgcacaaatatagacactgttacctacagatgcacaaatatagacact acgcACAcatatatagacactgtgacctacagatgcataaatatagacactgtaacctacagatgcacaaatataaacaccgtgacctacagatgcacaaatatagacacactGACCTACAGCTGTTCAAATattgacactgtgacctacagatgcacaaatatagatactgtgacctacagatgcacaaatatagatattgtgacctacagatgcacaaatacagACACTGTAACCTACAGATGCATAAATATAGACTCcgtaacctacagatgcacaaatgtacACAcaatgacctacagatgcacaaatatagataccgtgacctacagatgcacaaatatagacactataACCTgccgatgcacaaatatagacactctaacctacagatgcacaaatatcgactcc atgcacaaatatagatactgtgagcTTCAGATGcataaatatagacactgtgacctaaagatgcacaaatatagacaccgtgacatacagatgcacaaaaatagacaccgtgacctacagatgcacaaatatagatacagcGTGACATATAGATTcctaaatatagacaccgtgacctacagacgcAACAcatatatagacactgtgacctacagatgcacaaatatagacact atgcacaaatatagatactgtgagcTTCAGattcacaaatatagacactgtgacctacagatgcacaa atgcacaaatatagacaccgtgacctacagatgctcaAATAGAGACACcgcgacctacagatgcacaaatatagataatttgacatacagatgcacaaatatagacactgtgacctgcAGATGCACAAACATAGacattgtgacctacagatgcacaaatatagacaccgtgacctacagatgcacaaatgtagACACC atgcacaaatatagacaccgtgacctacagatgcctaaatatagacaccgtgacctaaAGATGCACACATATATCGacattgtgacctacagatgcacaaatataaacagtgtaacctacagatgcacaaatataaacaccgtgacctacagatgcacaaatatagacactttgACCTACAACTGTTCAAATattgacactgtgacctacagatgcacaaatatagatactgtgacctacagatgcacaaatatagatatt ATGcctaaatatagacactgtgacctacagatgcacacatATATCGActttgtgacctacagatgcacaaatatagagactgttacctacagatgcacaaatatagacactgtgacctacagctgctcaaatatagacactgtgacctataGATGCATAAATATAGATACTGtggcctacagatgcacaaatatatatattgtgacctaCAGACGCAcgaatatagacactgtgacctacagatgcacaaatatagacaccgcgaCCTACAGATGGACAAATATAGATACTttgacatacagatgcacaaatatagacactgtgacctgcAGATGCACAAACATAGACATTGTGACctgcagatgcacaaatatagacaccgtgacctaa